In Dehalococcoidia bacterium, the genomic window ACCAGTTCTCCTACTTCCACCGATTCGGTAAAACCGACTACCTTGAAATTGCTGGAGTGCACCCTGAGCAGGGCGGCAGTGCGCGGCGTTATCGCCTCCTCGTAATCCGAGATATACGTGCGGTTAGTGGTGCCGACCTCAACAAGCTTTGCGCCGCTCTGCCGCATCACGTCCGGCACGCGGAACCCGCCGCCGATCTCCACCGCATGCCCGCGGGAAACGATGACTTCCTTTCGTTTAGCGATGGCGCTCAAAGCAAGGAGCACGGCCGACGCGTTATTGTTCACGACCAGTGCCGCCTCCGCGCCCGTCAAACGGCAGAGCAGCGACTCGATATGCACCTGCCGCGAGCCGCGCTTGCCGCTGTCCAGATCGATCTCTAAGTTTACATAACTTATGGAGCATTCCCCCATAACCTCTACCGTTTCTTTACTCAGAGGCGCCCTGCCGATATTCGTATGGATTATGACGCCTGTAGCATTGATAACGGGGCGTATGCTTAAGCTTCCGAGGGAAGAGACTCGATCGCAGACCGAGCCGACGACATCATCGAAAGATGGAGCGGAACCGCCGTCCTTCAATCGCATGCGAGCCTCGTTTAGACACTCGCGGGCGATCTGCAATACGGTAGGGCGGGAATACGTCTTCTCGCAGCGCACGACGCGCGCATCTGAGAGAATCTTATCGACGCTGGGGAGACTGCGGAACTCTTTTTTCATATTACTTAGTTCGCAAGCAATTTAGCATACCGCTCACAGACTGTCAAACGGGTTTCCTTGACATCCCTGCCTTATAACACCTACAATTCTTTCGGAAAACATTAATTAGTTATGACGGAGAGGGGGTGATATCGATGTACCATCGCAAAACGTGAGCCTTCAATCGACCGGGGGCGTGGCTCCCGCATTATCTGAAATCAAAATTCGAAGGAGGATGTTGTGACTCGTGTGACACGAATCATGACGCCGGGTATGTTGATATTCACCTTAGCTCTGATAATCGGCATACTGGCGGCGTTTCTTGTGAAGTGGGGCAACCCGCAGAACATGGGCATATGTGTAGGCTGCTTCCTGAGGGACACCACAGGAGCTTTAGGCCTGCACCGGGCTGCGGTAGTCCAGTACATGCGACCTGAGATAATCGGGTTCGTTCTCGGCAGCTTCGGCGCCGCATACGCTTTCAAGGAATTTCGGGCCAGAGGGGGATCAACCCCGCTGGTCCGTTTCTTTTTGGGCATGTTCGTTATGATCGGCATCCTTGTCTTTCTGGGATGCCCGGTCAGGGCTTTATTACGCCTTGCCGGCGGCGACCTTACTGCGATTGCCGCGCTGGCCGGCGTGGCCTTTGGCGCCCTGATAGGCGTTTTCCTGCTTAAGAAAGGCTTCTCGCTGGGCCGATCTCACTCCATGCCGGCGGCATCGGGCTGGGTCATGCCCGTAGTTATGATCGGCCTGCTTATCATGGCTATAGTTAAACCGAGCTTTATGTTCGCCAGCGAATCAGGCCCGGGTTCTCAATACGCACCCATAATCACGGCACTGGCGGTCGGTCTATTCGTAGGTATAGCCGCGCAAAGGACAAGGATGTGCTTCGTCGGCGGCTGGCGCGACCTTTTCCTGGTACGCGATACATACCTGTTCAAAGGCATAGCAGGTCTGTTCATAGGAGCCCTTCTGGTAAACCTTATACTTACCTACGGATTCGATGAAAGTCTGTTCAAGCTCGGCTTTGAAGGCCAGCCGGTGGCACACACCAACCACCTGTGGAACTTCTTCGGCATGACGCTGGTGGGCCTCGGTGCTACACAGCTCGGCGGCTGCCCGCTGCGACAGCTTGTGCTCAGCGGCGAGGGCGATACTGATGCCGGCATCACCGTGCTCGGCCTGATAGCCGGAGCGGCCGTAGGCCATAACTTCGGTCTGGCAAGCTCCGCGGCAGGGCCTTCGGCATCCGGACCGTGGGTAGTTGTCGTGGGATTGGTGATATGCATCGCCTCCGGATTCCTGTTCCGGGATAGAGTGAAAGCATAAAGGGAGATAGATTTGCCGTTATTCAAACGTGAAAAAAAGATATCGGGCGAGGGCAGCGGGCTGGCGCTATTCGCCGACGTCCAGGCCGCTCTCAAGGCGGAGAAGGCGCTGAAGAACGCTGGCTACGCAATAAAGCTCGTCGCCCCTCCTCCTAAGCTGCGCAAAGGCTGCGACCTTGCGGTGGAGATAAACCTTGTAGAGAGCATGGGCATCGAACGCCTGTTCCTCGAAAAGGACGTCCCCTATGTGGAAATCGTTCCGCTGAGCGAGGGCACAAGCGACCTGCTCGATATCGTGAAAGTAACCGATTTCGGCGACTGGACAATGGTCAAGGCCGGAAACATGAAACTGACCTTCGAGAAAGAGAGCGGCGTCATAGTGAACACATCCGGCGGAGGCTGCCCCGACATCCCATACATGCACGTAGAGATGATCGGGAAGAAGCTGTCCGAGGCGCCGAACCCGAAAGACATCGGCTTTACGCTGTGCGCCACCATGCTGCACCGCGCGCTGGAGGAGAGCCTGGCCATCTGGCAGGGGAGGCGCTCATGACGCTGCTTATAGCCGGAGTGATACCCGATAAAAATCTGCCTCTGACCGTGGGCGACGTTGCCTCGGACGGCGACTACCTCACCGTCGATAAGCAGCGTTTCCCCTGCATGCAGGGCACCGGCGCCATGATCAGTGCCGCGCTGGCGGTGACGAGCTACTTCAAGCTGGACGCGCCGCGCGTGGTTGTCGCCGGCGACATAGGAGACGGCGCGGGCAGCCGCGCCATATACGACCTGCTGATACACAGCGTCGATAAGCTCGCGCCGACGGTCTTAGCCCTGCATTACTGGCTGCCCGACATGGCTCAGACGAAGCGCCTGTGCGAAACAATCGACAAATGCGATAAACGGCCGGTCATGATAGCGGACGCCGCCTCGATGTATTCGGCCAAGGCCTCGGGCATGGCGTCGAGCTTCGACATATTCACGCCGGACGCCACTGAGATGGCTTTCCTCGCCGATCCGGCCGCGACGCACCCGGCCTACATCGCCAGACATCTGTTCGATACCGACGTGACGCAAACGCCGAAGCTTATCGGCGACGCATACGCCAATAAAAGCGCAGCAAAATTACTGCTGGTAAAGGGTAAGATCGACTATATAGTTCGCGACGGCGAGATAATCAAGACAATCGCTGAACCGGACGTGCCCGCGCTCGAGCCCATCGGCGGCACCGGAGACACCATCACCGGACTCGTCGCGGGACTGGTGTATATAGGATTGGAACCTCACGAGGCCGCCATAATCGCGGCTAGAACCAACAGGATTGCCGGACAGATGGCAAATCTGACACCGGCGACGAAAGTGAGCGAGATAATACGACAGTTCCCCGCCGTATTCGAAAAATATCTCTGCGAATGGAGCGGGGTATGCTGTATTAAAGGAGAAGGGAATGAGTGAAGTAGATGCGCGCGGGCTGTCCTGCCCGCTTCCTGTTATAAACACCAAGAAAGCACTGGAAGGCTCCGACAAACAGGTCACAGTGATCGTAGATAACGCCACGGCGCGCGATAATGTGACACGCCTGGCAAAGAGCAAGAAATGCTCGGTCACGGTGGAGAAAAAGGGCGGGGATTTCCACCTGACTTTAAGCAAAAGCTGAACGAGACCTTGTAGGGGCGATTCGCGAATCGCCCCTACACAATTTGTACCAATACATTCAAGCAACAAATGTAGGGTGGGTTCGCAAACCCACAGCCAAGATGATATCATAGGCCAATGGCGCACCCTCGATATCGAGGAGGTAGTAATGGGCGACAGGGTGAAAAAGAGGCTTACCGAGACCGTCCGCGGGGCGGGTTGAGCCGCCAAAATAGGTCCGTCGGACCTGACAAAAGCCCTGTGCGGGCTTGAGATGATGCACGACGAGAACGTACTGGTCGGGTTGGAGACCGGCGACGATGCCGGCGTGTATCGGTTGAACGATGATCTGGCTATAATCCAGACCGTCGATTTCATCACGCCCATCGTGGACGATCCGTACACCTTCGGCCAGATAGCCGCTGCCAACTCCCTGAGCGACGTCTATGCCATGGGAGGAACGCCCATTACCGCCATGAACGTGGTCTGTTTCCCTACCAGCAGCCAGGATATCTCGACGCTGAGCGATATACTGCGTGGCGGGCTGGACAAGATGAAGGAAGCCGGCGTGGCGCTTGTCGGCGGGCACAGCGTAGCCGATGAGGAGCTTAAATACGGCCTGTCGGTAACCGGTATCATCCACCCCGCACAGGTACTGAGAAGGAACAGCCCGTGCGCCGGCGATAAAATTATTCTGACCAAGCCCATCGGCACCGGCATAGTGGCCACGGCGCTAAAGGGCGGAGAAGCCGATTCGAAGGCCATCGAGCCGGCGGTGCGCAGCATGACCACGCTGAACAAAAAGGCCGCCGAGCTTATGCGCACGACCGAGGTGCACGCCTGCACGGACGTGACGGGCTTCAGCCTGATGGGTCACGGCTACGGTATGATAGCCAACAGCAAGCTGGGAATGGAGATAAACGTATCATCGGTACCGATCTTCGCCGCCGCCAGGGAGTTCGCAACAATGGGATTCGTGCCGGGGGGCGCGCGGCGGAACATGGAATACTATAGCAGCCATATAGAGCAGGCCTGCGAGATAAGCGACGAGATGAGGGATATACTATTCGACCCGCAGACATCGGGCGGGCTGCTCATGGCCATACCTCAGGACAAAGCCGAAGGGCTGATGAAAAAGCTGCGCAGCAGCGGCATAAAAGAAGCAGCCATCATCGGACAGATAGTAGATAAGCCGAAAGGTAAGATCGTATTAAGGAATTCCTGAAAAAGAGGTGCCCCGATAAATCGGGGCCAGGGGAATTGGGGGTGTCCCCCAACTCTCCATTCCCCCAAGATTGGGGGCCAGGGGGTTGATCATTAAATGCCATTTGTATTAGGCACAGCAGGACATGTCGACCACGGGAAATCGCTACTGGTCAAAGCTCTGACAGGGATAGATCCCGACCGCCTCCGCGAGGAGAAAGAGCGCGGCATGACCATCGACCTGGGCTTCGCCTGGCTCACTCTGCCGAGCGGCCGCGAGGTCAGCATCGTCGACGTGCCCGGCCACGAGCGCTTCATCAAGAACATGCTGGCCGGCGTCGGCGGCATCGACCTGGCGCTGCTCATCATCGCCGCCGACGAAGGCGTCATGCCGCAGACGCGCGAACATCTCGCCATACTCGACCTTCTTGGCGTGAAGAACGGCATCATCGCCATTACTAAAAAAGACCTAGTCGACGATGAGATGTTAGAACTGGTTACGCTGGATATCGAGGATACTATTAAGGGAACGACGCTGGCGCAGTCGCAGATCATTCCCGTATCCGCCATGACCGGCGAGAACCTGCCGGCGCTTCTCAATGCCATCGATGCCATGCTCGACAAAACAGCCCCCAAGCGCGATATCGGCAAGCCAAGGCTTCCAATCGACCGTATCTTCACCATGGCCGGGTTCGGCACCATAGTAACTGGAACACTCATCGACGGCAGCCTGAAAAAGGGCCAGGAGATAGAGATCGTGCCGGCCGGCATTCGAACGCACCTCCGCGGGCTGCAATCGCACAAGCAGAGCGTGGACAGCATCGATCCGGGCAGCCGCGTCGCCGCCAACCTGGCGAATATTGCGACCGAGCAGCTCACACGCGGCGATGTAATCACCATACCCGGCTGGCTCAAGCCCACTAAAGCGATAGACGTCAAGCTGCGCCTGCTCGCTTCAGCGCCACGTCCGCTGGAGCACAACGCGCAGGTTACCCTGCACACCGGAGCCGCCGAGTCCCAGGCCAAGGTACGATTGCTCGACGCCAGCGAGATCAAACCGGGAGATACGGCCTTTGCGCAAATAGTACTCGACACCCCGATCGCCATCGTTAAGGACGATCTTTTTATCATACGCTCACCGCAGGAGACGCTGGGTGGCGGTCAGATACTGGAGCCCCACGCTAAAAGGCACCGCAGGTTCCAGGCATCAACAATCGAGCGCCTCTCGGCAAAAGACGAAGGCAACGCTGAGTCGGTCATACTCGCATCGCTGGATGCGTACAAGCCGACCGAGCTCGCTAAGCTGGCGGCCACATGCAACATACCCTCTAAAGACATAGATGCCGCTATCGCATCTTTGGCCGAACGCAAAGACATCACGGTGCTGGGAGAGAAGAACGACCGGCTCATTTATTCGGCGCAAGCCTGGACCGCCGTCGTACAATCGGTCGAGGAGACGCTGAAGAGATTCCACAAAGACAACCCGCTGCGACAGGGTATGGCCAAGGAAGAACTCAAGGATAAAATAAAGGCCCCATCCAAATTCTTCGACGCCGCCGTAAAACAGCTATCCGACGAAGGTATTCTCAAGGAATCAGGTCCGATTGTGCATGCGCCCGATCATCAAGTAAAACTGTCGTCTGAGCAGCAGAAGAAGGTCGATGCCTACATCAAAGCGTTATCGACAACTCCGTTCTCGCCGCCGCCGGAGACGATCATCGAGCCGGAACTGCTCAGCATCATCATCGGGCAGAGAAAAGTTGTGAAAGTGGCTGATGGCGTTGTTTTCACCGCCGACGCCTACGATAAAATGCTGCAAATAATAACCGACCATATTAAGGCGCATGGGCAGACAACGGTGGCCGAGGTACGCGACCTGCTGCAGACCAGCCGCAAGTACGTTCTCGCGCTGATGGAATACATGGACAACCAAAAAATAACCCGCCGCGTCGGCGACGGGCGGGTGCTGAGATGACTTCTGGCGGGAGCGCATAGGAGTCGAACCTACTATGGACACCGCAGGGTGCCCACCGACGGATTTGAAGTCCGCGGAGCCCACCGGGACCCATCCGCTCCCATAGCTGATTTACTACCATGCCATGCTATCATAACCCGTCGTGATTTTCAATTTCGGCTGGTAAGAGGTGCAGGATACTTCCTGCCGGGGGAATTGGGGGTGTCCCCCAACTTTTTAAAGTCCCCCAAGCGTGGGGGATTAGGGGGTTGAACATCATCGAGATTGCCACGTCGCTTCGCTTCTCGCAATGACACTCGCGCTGCATAATTTATTGCTTCCGACCCCTGAGATGTTGTAACATCTGGATGGTTTATAAATAAAATAACCAATATCGAAACTCACTAAGAGAAGAGGTGCAGGAGAAGCTCCTGCCGGGGGAATAGGGGGTGTCCCCCTTCTTTTAATGTCCCCCATGACTGGGGGATTTAGGGGGTTGATAAAAGTTAATCAAATATCAAACCAATGAAAAGGAGAGAACCTACATGCAGATCAAAGGCAAAACCGCATTCGTAACAGGTGGCGCCAGCGGATTGGGCGCCGCCACCGCTAAAAAGCTCCATAGCCTGGGAGCCAACATCGTCGTCGCCGACATGAACAAAGACACAGGCGACGCCATGATAAAAGAGCTCGGCTCCGGGGCCATCTTCGTTCAGATGGACATCACCAATCCCGACCAGGTGAAAGCCGGATTCGAAACGGCTCTTAAAGAGTTCAAGAACGTTGATATCCTGGTACACTGCGCCGGAACCGGCTGGGTCGGAAAGATAGCCGGCAAGGAGGGCCCGCACGACCTCAACATGTTCATCAAGATCGTCAACATCAACCTCATCGGCACGTTCGATGTCTGTCGCTGGGCCGCGTTCCATATGCAGGCCAACGAGCCCAACGAGGACGGCGAACGCGGCGTAATCATCAACACCGCATCCATCGCCGCCACCGACCCGCAGATAGGGCAGATAGCCTACTGCGCCTCCAAGGCCGGAGTGGTCGGCATGACGCTATCGATTGCCAGAGACATGTCACGTGTTGGTATCAGGTGCTGCACCATCATCCCCGGGGCCTTCGCCACACCGCTTACCGCCATGATGCCCAAGGAGATGAACGACGCGCTGG contains:
- the selA gene encoding L-seryl-tRNA(Sec) selenium transferase, with product MKKEFRSLPSVDKILSDARVVRCEKTYSRPTVLQIARECLNEARMRLKDGGSAPSFDDVVGSVCDRVSSLGSLSIRPVINATGVIIHTNIGRAPLSKETVEVMGECSISYVNLEIDLDSGKRGSRQVHIESLLCRLTGAEAALVVNNNASAVLLALSAIAKRKEVIVSRGHAVEIGGGFRVPDVMRQSGAKLVEVGTTNRTYISDYEEAITPRTAALLRVHSSNFKVVGFTESVEVGELVELGKRRGIPVLDDIGSGCLIDTTRFGLEYEPMVQDSVKAGVDLVMFSGDKLLGGPQAGIIVGCKELIAKLSKHPLARATRIDKVRLAGLSATLLHYIKGEAEEKIPVWCMISMPVDDIDKRARRWCRAIGKAASVVDGRSMVGGGSLPGGTLPTRLVRIECSGGAQKLAEELRKGSPSVIGRIEEDYFLLDPRTVFTEEDELLLSRLSSIINR
- the yedE gene encoding YedE family putative selenium transporter produces the protein MTRVTRIMTPGMLIFTLALIIGILAAFLVKWGNPQNMGICVGCFLRDTTGALGLHRAAVVQYMRPEIIGFVLGSFGAAYAFKEFRARGGSTPLVRFFLGMFVMIGILVFLGCPVRALLRLAGGDLTAIAALAGVAFGALIGVFLLKKGFSLGRSHSMPAASGWVMPVVMIGLLIMAIVKPSFMFASESGPGSQYAPIITALAVGLFVGIAAQRTRMCFVGGWRDLFLVRDTYLFKGIAGLFIGALLVNLILTYGFDESLFKLGFEGQPVAHTNHLWNFFGMTLVGLGATQLGGCPLRQLVLSGEGDTDAGITVLGLIAGAAVGHNFGLASSAAGPSASGPWVVVVGLVICIASGFLFRDRVKA
- a CDS encoding DUF3343 domain-containing protein; translated protein: MPLFKREKKISGEGSGLALFADVQAALKAEKALKNAGYAIKLVAPPPKLRKGCDLAVEINLVESMGIERLFLEKDVPYVEIVPLSEGTSDLLDIVKVTDFGDWTMVKAGNMKLTFEKESGVIVNTSGGGCPDIPYMHVEMIGKKLSEAPNPKDIGFTLCATMLHRALEESLAIWQGRRS
- a CDS encoding NAD(P)H-hydrate dehydratase; the encoded protein is MTLLIAGVIPDKNLPLTVGDVASDGDYLTVDKQRFPCMQGTGAMISAALAVTSYFKLDAPRVVVAGDIGDGAGSRAIYDLLIHSVDKLAPTVLALHYWLPDMAQTKRLCETIDKCDKRPVMIADAASMYSAKASGMASSFDIFTPDATEMAFLADPAATHPAYIARHLFDTDVTQTPKLIGDAYANKSAAKLLLVKGKIDYIVRDGEIIKTIAEPDVPALEPIGGTGDTITGLVAGLVYIGLEPHEAAIIAARTNRIAGQMANLTPATKVSEIIRQFPAVFEKYLCEWSGVCCIKGEGNE
- a CDS encoding sulfurtransferase TusA family protein: MSEVDARGLSCPLPVINTKKALEGSDKQVTVIVDNATARDNVTRLAKSKKCSVTVEKKGGDFHLTLSKS
- the selD gene encoding selenide, water dikinase SelD translates to MGDRVKKRLTETVRGAGUAAKIGPSDLTKALCGLEMMHDENVLVGLETGDDAGVYRLNDDLAIIQTVDFITPIVDDPYTFGQIAAANSLSDVYAMGGTPITAMNVVCFPTSSQDISTLSDILRGGLDKMKEAGVALVGGHSVADEELKYGLSVTGIIHPAQVLRRNSPCAGDKIILTKPIGTGIVATALKGGEADSKAIEPAVRSMTTLNKKAAELMRTTEVHACTDVTGFSLMGHGYGMIANSKLGMEINVSSVPIFAAAREFATMGFVPGGARRNMEYYSSHIEQACEISDEMRDILFDPQTSGGLLMAIPQDKAEGLMKKLRSSGIKEAAIIGQIVDKPKGKIVLRNS
- the selB gene encoding selenocysteine-specific translation elongation factor, whose protein sequence is MPFVLGTAGHVDHGKSLLVKALTGIDPDRLREEKERGMTIDLGFAWLTLPSGREVSIVDVPGHERFIKNMLAGVGGIDLALLIIAADEGVMPQTREHLAILDLLGVKNGIIAITKKDLVDDEMLELVTLDIEDTIKGTTLAQSQIIPVSAMTGENLPALLNAIDAMLDKTAPKRDIGKPRLPIDRIFTMAGFGTIVTGTLIDGSLKKGQEIEIVPAGIRTHLRGLQSHKQSVDSIDPGSRVAANLANIATEQLTRGDVITIPGWLKPTKAIDVKLRLLASAPRPLEHNAQVTLHTGAAESQAKVRLLDASEIKPGDTAFAQIVLDTPIAIVKDDLFIIRSPQETLGGGQILEPHAKRHRRFQASTIERLSAKDEGNAESVILASLDAYKPTELAKLAATCNIPSKDIDAAIASLAERKDITVLGEKNDRLIYSAQAWTAVVQSVEETLKRFHKDNPLRQGMAKEELKDKIKAPSKFFDAAVKQLSDEGILKESGPIVHAPDHQVKLSSEQQKKVDAYIKALSTTPFSPPPETIIEPELLSIIIGQRKVVKVADGVVFTADAYDKMLQIITDHIKAHGQTTVAEVRDLLQTSRKYVLALMEYMDNQKITRRVGDGRVLR
- a CDS encoding SDR family NAD(P)-dependent oxidoreductase produces the protein MQIKGKTAFVTGGASGLGAATAKKLHSLGANIVVADMNKDTGDAMIKELGSGAIFVQMDITNPDQVKAGFETALKEFKNVDILVHCAGTGWVGKIAGKEGPHDLNMFIKIVNINLIGTFDVCRWAAFHMQANEPNEDGERGVIINTASIAATDPQIGQIAYCASKAGVVGMTLSIARDMSRVGIRCCTIIPGAFATPLTAMMPKEMNDALAAQIPFPKRFGKPEEYAMLAQQIVENPFLNGETIRLDGAIRMPPK